The proteins below come from a single Falco rusticolus isolate bFalRus1 chromosome 8, bFalRus1.pri, whole genome shotgun sequence genomic window:
- the TNFAIP6 gene encoding tumor necrosis factor-inducible gene 6 protein, with the protein MIALIFFSALLWDKAQAWGFKDGVLHNSIWLERAAGVYHRESRSGKYQLTYAEAKAVCEYEGGHLATYQQLEAARKIGFHVCAAGWMAKGRVGYPIVKAGANCGFGKTGIVDYGIRLNRSERWDAYCYNPNGKECGGVFTDSRHVFKSPGYPNEYENEQICYWHIRVKYGQRIHLQFLEFDVEDDVACMADYLEIYDSYDDINGFVGRFCGDELPDDIISTGNVMTLKFLTDASVTAGGFQIRYITIDIPSKSSDGKNTTTQGKTNFLSGKFGIM; encoded by the exons ATGATTGcactaattttcttttctgccctgctgtgggaCAAGGCTCAAGCATGGGGATTCAAGGACGGAGTGCTGCATAACTCTATTTGGTTAG AGCGAGCAGCCGGAGTGTATCACAGGGAGTCGCGCTCTGGGAAGTACCAGCTCACCtatgcagaagcaaaagcagtCTGTGAATACGAGGGAGGACATCTAGCCACGTATCAGCAGCTGGAGGCGGCGAGAAAAATAG GTTTCCATGTGTGTGCTGCTGGATGGATGGCAAAGGGCAGAGTCGGTTACCCCATAGTAAAAGCTGGAGCCAACTGTGGCTTTGGAAAAACTGGTATTGTTGATTACGGGATTCGCCTCAACAGAAGTGAGAGATGGGATGCCTACTGCTACAACCCTAAtg GAAAAGAATGTGGTGGAGTCTTCACGGATTCAAGACATGTTTTTAAGTCACCAGGCTATCCAAATGAGTATGAAAATGAGCAAATTTGCTACTGGCATATCAGAGTAAAGTATGGACAACGTATTCATCTACAGTTTCTAGAGTTTGATGTTGAAGACGACGTTGCTTGTATGGCTGATTACTTGGAAATCTATGATAGCTATGATGATATCAATGGCTTTGTGGGCAG gttttGTGGAGATGAGTTACCAGATGATATCATTAGCACAG GCAATGTTATGACCTTGAAGTTTTTGACAGATGCCTCAGTGACTGCTGGTGGTTTTCAAATTAGATATATAACTATAGACATACCTTCAAAGTCAAGTGATGGAAAGAATACAACAAcccaaggaaaaacaaacttctTATCTGGAAAATTTGGTATTATGTGA